One Salvia splendens isolate huo1 chromosome 12, SspV2, whole genome shotgun sequence genomic window carries:
- the LOC121757129 gene encoding chaperone protein dnaJ 11, chloroplastic-like — protein sequence MLQSPTLASTSAVPLQQFRSRNMSVRAEAAQLAVPDRRSLYEVLRVKRNASQVEIKTAYRTLAKLHHPDARARFMDSSIATSADGGDFIEIHNAYATLSDPNARAEYDLNLTVDSRGRWNPGGAGGYGSPGRGRFYQTRRWETDQCW from the coding sequence ATGCTACAAAGCCCCACACTCGCCTCAACATCGGCGGTTCCTCTCCAGCAATTCCGCAGCCGCAATATGTCCGTCCGAGCCGAGGCGGCGCAGCTGGCCGTGCCGGACCGGCGGAGCCTCTACGAGGTCCTCCGCGTCAAGCGGAACGCGTCGCAGGTGGAGATCAAGACGGCGTACCGCACGCTGGCCAAGCTGCACCACCCCGACGCCAGAGCGCGATTCATGGATTCCTCGATCGCAACGTCCGCGGACGGCGGAGACTTCATCGAGATCCACAACGCCTACGCCACGCTCTCGGATCCGAACGCCAGGGCGGAGTACGATCTCAATTTGACAGTCGATTCACGCGGGCGGTGGAATCCCGGCGGCGCAGGCGGTTACGGGAGCCCTGGCAGGGGGAGATTTTACCAGACGCGTCGCTGGGAGACGGACCAGTGCTGGTGA